The following are encoded together in the Bacillus cereus group sp. RP43 genome:
- the dhaS gene encoding dihydroxyacetone kinase transcriptional activator DhaS produces the protein MTSSIISKKIIANSLKYLMETESFHKISVSDIMLHCQMRRQTFYYHFKDKFELLSWIYREETKENIIDFLDYETWENIFDLLFDYFYENQKFYRNAFKVIEQNSFNHYLFEHTKNLYMKIIDELSVSCGFSLSDETKNTIASFYSHGFVGTIKDWIESKCEVDPSIMSSLMKNMINNQLLLLLEQSAK, from the coding sequence ATGACCTCTTCTATAATTTCTAAAAAGATAATCGCGAATTCATTGAAATATTTAATGGAAACAGAATCATTTCATAAAATATCAGTGAGCGATATTATGTTACACTGTCAAATGCGTAGGCAAACTTTTTATTATCATTTTAAAGATAAATTTGAACTATTAAGCTGGATTTATAGAGAAGAAACGAAAGAAAATATTATCGACTTTCTCGACTATGAAACATGGGAAAACATTTTTGATTTATTATTTGATTACTTTTATGAAAATCAAAAATTTTACCGAAATGCTTTTAAAGTCATTGAGCAAAACTCGTTTAATCACTATTTATTTGAGCATACGAAAAACTTATATATGAAGATTATTGATGAACTATCTGTGAGCTGTGGATTCAGCCTTTCTGATGAGACAAAAAATACGATTGCCTCCTTTTATAGTCACGGCTTCGTTGGAACGATAAAAGATTGGATTGAAAGCAAATGCGAAGTAGATCCGTCCATTATGTCTTCTCTCATGAAAAATATGATAAACAATCAATTACTACTTTTACTTGAGCAATCAGCAAAGTAA
- the dhaK gene encoding dihydroxyacetone kinase subunit DhaK, translating into MKKIINKPETLVMEMCNGMVMAHPELELLKKYKVIKKKEMNENKVTLISGGGSGHEPAHAGLVGKGMLDAAVCGDVFASPSQIQVYQAIKETASKKGTLLIIKNYSGDIMNFKNGAHLATEDGIEVDYVKVDDDIAVEDSLYTVGRRGVAGVILVHKIAGAAAEAGMELGAVKAIAEKAAANVRTIGLALTSCTVPASGSPTFTLAEDEMEYGVGIHGEPGIKREKTMSADELANRMTNDLMKDLGVKDGEEIALLVNGFGGTPLQELYLFNNAVTRELAARNIKINRVFVGNYMTSIDMAGMSLTVMKLDDELKTLLSKECDTPAFKVDGPVESVEYVNVLEDVEEKEVSFEIETAEEHAVIKNNVITLNNMIYLVDKMSDIIIKNEVPFCELDTHAGDGDFGMSVAKGFKQLKREWHSIVDQENVTIGSFLDGCSMIIMEHCGGASGPIWGGAFRAASKAAGEKRELTVKEFAEMLQSALQGIQSIGERSFGRGAVVGDKTLVDALAPCVDSWLASASNEEDMKDAFEKGAEAAVKGAEYTKEIVARMGRAGTVGERSLGYPDAGAHALGVIFTEISGSLK; encoded by the coding sequence ATGAAAAAGATTATAAACAAACCAGAAACATTAGTAATGGAAATGTGCAACGGAATGGTTATGGCTCATCCAGAGCTTGAGCTTTTGAAAAAATATAAAGTCATTAAGAAGAAAGAAATGAACGAAAATAAAGTAACGTTAATTAGTGGCGGCGGTAGTGGCCATGAGCCAGCACATGCAGGACTAGTCGGAAAAGGAATGTTAGATGCCGCAGTGTGCGGAGATGTGTTTGCTTCACCTTCGCAAATTCAGGTATACCAAGCAATTAAAGAGACAGCTAGTAAAAAAGGTACGTTATTAATTATTAAAAATTATAGCGGCGATATTATGAATTTCAAAAACGGTGCGCATTTAGCGACGGAAGATGGAATTGAAGTCGACTATGTAAAAGTGGACGATGATATTGCGGTAGAAGATAGTCTGTACACAGTAGGACGCCGCGGTGTTGCGGGCGTTATTTTAGTTCATAAAATTGCCGGTGCAGCAGCGGAAGCAGGTATGGAGTTAGGTGCAGTAAAAGCTATCGCAGAAAAAGCAGCGGCTAACGTGCGCACAATCGGTTTAGCATTAACTTCTTGTACAGTACCAGCGAGCGGATCACCTACTTTCACACTTGCGGAAGATGAAATGGAATACGGCGTAGGTATTCACGGTGAACCAGGTATTAAACGTGAAAAAACGATGTCAGCAGATGAATTAGCGAACCGTATGACAAATGATTTAATGAAAGATTTAGGAGTAAAAGACGGCGAGGAAATTGCACTTCTAGTCAATGGCTTTGGCGGAACTCCACTACAAGAACTTTACTTATTTAATAACGCAGTTACGAGAGAATTAGCTGCTAGAAACATTAAAATTAATAGAGTATTCGTCGGCAATTATATGACGAGTATCGATATGGCGGGTATGTCTTTAACAGTAATGAAATTAGATGATGAGCTAAAAACATTACTATCGAAAGAATGTGATACACCAGCGTTTAAAGTAGATGGACCAGTTGAGAGTGTTGAGTACGTGAATGTACTTGAAGATGTAGAAGAGAAGGAAGTTTCCTTTGAAATAGAAACAGCGGAAGAGCACGCTGTTATTAAAAATAATGTCATTACATTAAACAACATGATTTATCTCGTTGATAAAATGAGCGACATTATTATTAAAAATGAAGTACCGTTCTGTGAGTTAGATACACATGCAGGTGACGGTGACTTCGGAATGAGTGTTGCAAAAGGATTTAAGCAATTAAAACGTGAGTGGCATTCTATTGTAGATCAAGAAAATGTAACGATCGGATCATTCCTTGACGGTTGTTCTATGATTATTATGGAACATTGCGGCGGCGCATCTGGTCCAATTTGGGGCGGTGCATTCCGCGCAGCTAGTAAAGCAGCAGGCGAGAAGCGTGAGCTAACAGTGAAAGAATTTGCTGAAATGTTGCAATCAGCTCTTCAAGGCATACAATCTATCGGTGAAAGATCGTTCGGTAGAGGAGCGGTAGTTGGTGACAAAACACTTGTTGATGCACTTGCTCCATGTGTAGACTCTTGGTTAGCTAGTGCTTCAAACGAAGAAGACATGAAAGATGCCTTCGAAAAAGGAGCAGAAGCAGCGGTTAAAGGAGCAGAGTACACGAAAGAAATCGTAGCTCGCATGGGCCGCGCTGGTACAGTTGGCGAAAGAAGTTTAGGATATCCAGATGCAGGTGCGCATGCACTTGGGGTTATCTTTACGGAGATTTCGGGTAGTTTGAAATAG
- a CDS encoding serine hydrolase, which yields MGQSNKGFSETGLHKMRNVLAQHVDSGKIPGVVALVSRNGETHVEALGTMRHDGGAPMRRDTIFRMASTSKPLAIAAAMILLDECKLRLDDLVDTWLPELADRRVLKRLDGPLDDTVPARRPITVRDLLTSTFGLGMDITSLGTPIMNAIFEKGLTPDLPVPMPEPDEWMRRLGELPLMYQPGERWQYHISNDLLGVLIARVTGQSFETFLRERIFDPLGMKDTGFHVPANKIDRFPTLYAPDPQTGEFIVWDEAKGGRWSQPPAFQGGGGGLVSTVDDYNAYLRMLLNHGMHESERILSRPAVQLMTTNRLTPEQQAARNAMAKGNVHVSFGQGQHGGWGFGMAVRTYRGDYAPIGQFGWDGGSGTTTYADPHNQLTGILLTQVGLSVPNSARLIHDFWTTVYQAIED from the coding sequence ATGGGACAAAGTAACAAAGGCTTCTCCGAAACAGGGCTGCACAAAATGCGTAACGTGCTAGCACAACATGTCGATTCTGGGAAGATTCCTGGGGTCGTTGCCTTAGTCAGCCGGAACGGTGAGACGCACGTCGAAGCGCTCGGCACGATGCGCCATGATGGTGGTGCGCCGATGCGCCGGGACACGATCTTTCGGATGGCCTCGACGTCCAAGCCGCTTGCGATTGCGGCGGCAATGATCCTGCTCGACGAGTGCAAGCTGCGGCTGGATGACCTGGTAGACACATGGCTACCGGAACTCGCTGACCGGCGGGTGCTGAAGCGGCTCGACGGCCCGCTGGACGATACCGTTCCAGCACGGCGGCCGATTACCGTACGGGACCTGCTGACTTCCACGTTCGGGCTCGGCATGGATATTACGTCGCTAGGCACTCCGATCATGAACGCGATCTTCGAGAAGGGGCTCACGCCCGATCTACCGGTGCCGATGCCCGAGCCGGATGAGTGGATGCGCCGCCTTGGCGAGCTTCCGCTGATGTACCAGCCCGGAGAGCGCTGGCAATACCATATCAGCAACGATTTACTTGGCGTGCTCATTGCCAGGGTCACGGGCCAGTCATTTGAGACGTTCCTGCGCGAACGCATCTTCGACCCCCTAGGCATGAAGGACACCGGTTTCCACGTGCCCGCCAACAAGATCGACCGGTTTCCCACCCTCTACGCCCCCGACCCGCAGACTGGAGAGTTCATCGTGTGGGACGAGGCCAAGGGGGGACGCTGGAGCCAGCCCCCGGCGTTCCAGGGCGGCGGCGGTGGGCTGGTCTCCACCGTCGACGATTACAACGCTTATTTACGGATGCTGCTGAATCACGGGATGCACGAAAGCGAACGGATCCTGTCCCGGCCCGCCGTCCAGCTGATGACCACCAACCGCCTCACGCCCGAGCAGCAAGCAGCTCGAAACGCCATGGCCAAGGGCAACGTCCATGTGTCATTCGGCCAAGGGCAGCACGGCGGATGGGGCTTCGGGATGGCAGTTCGCACCTACCGTGGCGACTACGCGCCCATCGGCCAGTTCGGCTGGGACGGTGGAAGCGGCACCACGACCTACGCCGACCCGCACAACCAGCTCACCGGAATCCTGCTTACCCAGGTCGGGCTGTCAGTCCCGAATTCGGCACGGCTGATCCACGACTTCTGGACTACGGTCTACCAGGCAATCGAAGACTGA
- a CDS encoding DinB family protein — MDKFVNDKFYETRNNLLKEITLLSDAQFDSKPDMNKWSIAQVCHHLVLLDEAAIKVISFGLKEIDSTQKERQEIHSILLDRTKKFTAPEILEPSLEPFEVQQMIDLLNDSRKKLMTFLSTIEDESMLAKKSVKHPALGELFLDQWIELIYLHEQRHIEQIKEIKLLFENSLK, encoded by the coding sequence ATGGATAAATTTGTGAATGACAAGTTTTATGAAACGAGAAATAACCTACTAAAGGAGATTACTTTATTAAGTGATGCTCAATTCGATAGTAAGCCAGATATGAACAAATGGAGTATAGCACAAGTTTGTCATCACTTAGTTTTATTAGATGAGGCAGCTATAAAAGTTATTTCATTTGGATTAAAAGAGATTGATAGTACCCAAAAAGAGCGTCAAGAAATTCACTCTATATTGTTAGATAGAACGAAAAAATTTACAGCTCCAGAAATTCTTGAACCAAGCTTGGAACCATTTGAAGTTCAACAAATGATTGATTTGTTAAACGATTCGAGAAAAAAGTTGATGACTTTTCTTAGTACAATAGAAGATGAATCCATGTTAGCGAAAAAATCAGTGAAGCATCCTGCTCTGGGAGAGTTATTTCTTGATCAATGGATAGAACTGATATATTTGCATGAACAGCGTCACATAGAACAAATAAAGGAGATAAAACTACTTTTTGAAAATAGTTTGAAATAA
- a CDS encoding YjcZ family sporulation protein: MGYGGSCGGGCGFGGGFALLVVLFILLIIVGASCSGFGC, translated from the coding sequence ATGGGATATGGCGGTAGTTGTGGTGGAGGCTGTGGCTTTGGTGGCGGATTCGCATTACTTGTTGTGCTCTTTATTTTATTAATAATAGTTGGAGCTAGTTGCAGCGGATTCGGCTGCTAA
- a CDS encoding DUF4352 domain-containing protein, protein MRKLSILLILILVLVSVTAACTQDKKDSAVENGPIEEPTAKNENEELINFEEKEDISRLEQGVLLVSESAKGGYYLTTVQSAHLNASNDSVVVNVSIKNVRGQMIGLSELKYNLKDEKDGKAYEGKVLDQNPSDIQVKPNETVELKIAFEVPGTADEYMFYIESSLDPLEAHWKIDKLQSQKN, encoded by the coding sequence ATGAGGAAATTATCCATATTACTTATTTTAATTCTAGTATTAGTCAGTGTTACGGCTGCTTGCACACAAGATAAAAAAGATAGTGCCGTTGAAAATGGTCCAATAGAAGAACCAACCGCAAAAAATGAAAATGAAGAATTAATAAATTTTGAAGAAAAAGAAGATATAAGCCGCTTGGAACAAGGTGTTTTATTAGTTAGCGAGAGTGCTAAAGGAGGCTATTACTTGACCACCGTTCAAAGTGCACATTTAAATGCTAGCAACGATTCCGTCGTTGTTAATGTCTCTATAAAAAATGTACGAGGTCAAATGATTGGACTATCAGAATTAAAATATAACTTAAAAGATGAAAAAGACGGAAAGGCCTATGAGGGAAAGGTGCTTGATCAAAACCCTTCTGATATACAAGTTAAACCAAATGAAACGGTAGAATTGAAAATAGCTTTTGAAGTACCAGGTACCGCAGATGAATATATGTTTTATATTGAAAGCTCTTTAGACCCTCTAGAAGCACACTGGAAAATTGATAAGCTGCAATCACAAAAAAACTAA
- the dhaQ gene encoding DhaKLM operon coactivator DhaQ, with the protein MKKIMNDVENIVQDMLHGFYFEHNDKVNYDETHNIIYVKDIGKLKQDVAIISGGGSGHEPADIGYVGKGMLTAAVNGNIFTPPTVEQIVTATRLMPKDKSILFIIKNFKDDVENFLAAEQIAKTEGRQIDHIIVNDDVSIEDDASFNKRRRGVAGTVFVQKILGAAALEGHSLKELTTLGQAVIKNLHTLGVALSPANDPVKGKASFSLNDDEVFYGVGIHGEKGYRKEALSSSEILAIELMNKLKSIYRWRKGDNFAILINGLGATPLMEQYIFANDIRRLCDLEGLHVKFVKVGTLLTSLDMKGVSLSLLKVEDLDWVKWLKADVGAGSW; encoded by the coding sequence ATGAAAAAGATTATGAATGATGTAGAAAATATTGTTCAAGATATGCTGCATGGCTTTTATTTTGAACATAATGACAAAGTAAATTACGACGAAACACATAACATCATTTATGTAAAAGATATCGGAAAACTGAAGCAAGACGTCGCTATTATAAGCGGCGGTGGTAGCGGACATGAACCTGCTGATATTGGTTATGTAGGAAAAGGAATGCTTACAGCGGCAGTAAACGGAAATATCTTCACTCCGCCTACAGTGGAACAAATCGTCACGGCAACTCGCTTAATGCCAAAAGATAAAAGTATTTTATTCATCATTAAAAACTTTAAAGATGACGTAGAGAACTTTTTAGCTGCAGAACAAATCGCAAAAACAGAAGGAAGACAAATTGACCACATCATCGTAAATGACGACGTTTCAATTGAAGATGATGCTTCTTTTAATAAAAGAAGACGCGGCGTAGCTGGCACCGTTTTCGTTCAAAAAATATTAGGCGCGGCCGCTCTTGAAGGTCATTCTTTAAAAGAACTAACAACGCTTGGGCAAGCTGTCATCAAAAACTTACACACATTAGGAGTCGCCCTTTCACCTGCAAATGACCCGGTGAAAGGAAAAGCTTCATTTTCACTAAACGACGATGAAGTATTTTACGGCGTCGGCATCCATGGCGAAAAAGGTTACCGTAAAGAAGCGCTATCCTCTTCTGAAATATTGGCAATCGAACTTATGAATAAACTAAAAAGCATTTATCGCTGGAGAAAAGGTGACAACTTCGCTATCCTCATTAACGGACTCGGCGCTACACCATTAATGGAACAATACATTTTCGCAAACGATATTCGCCGTTTATGCGATTTGGAAGGCTTACATGTGAAGTTCGTTAAGGTCGGTACCCTTCTCACTTCTTTAGATATGAAGGGTGTTTCGCTCTCTTTGCTTAAGGTAGAAGATTTGGATTGGGTAAAGTGGTTGAAGGCGGATGTTGGAGCCGGTAGTTGGTAA
- a CDS encoding YjcZ family sporulation protein, with product MGFGGSCGGGFAGGFALLVVLFILLIIVGASCFC from the coding sequence ATGGGATTTGGTGGTAGTTGTGGCGGCGGCTTTGCTGGAGGATTTGCTTTATTAGTTGTATTATTTATTTTATTAATCATCGTTGGAGCTTCTTGCTTCTGCTAA
- a CDS encoding WYL domain-containing protein yields the protein MLRSGEKITAKQISEKLEMNIRTVYRYIDTISTSGVPIISEPGHNGGYTLLNNFIEAPLFFDFEEQTSLFHAAVFAEEAGYYGGEALNRAISKLSKYSNQEQETKINQHLTSLEVISRLSSLSIEPFLKELEQAVADGYSVKILYHKSGEKQLNYRLVDPYRIIYWNNKWYVIGFCHLRNDIRSFRVDRIESLMLTENKFNRPENFSARDFFIKSLLPTIEDKEGIISLVINGDKSVLADSCQHWFLGHYLQERTSNQAVFLLEKDMIHKYVPYLLLPYNKSIKVIEPISLKKRLIEVLSELIKFHQV from the coding sequence ATGCTTCGTTCAGGTGAAAAAATTACTGCAAAACAAATTTCAGAAAAGTTAGAGATGAATATAAGGACTGTGTATCGTTATATTGATACAATTTCAACAAGTGGCGTACCTATAATTTCAGAACCAGGACATAACGGTGGATACACTTTATTGAACAATTTTATTGAGGCTCCTCTTTTTTTTGATTTTGAGGAGCAAACTTCACTATTTCACGCTGCTGTTTTTGCAGAAGAAGCCGGATATTATGGAGGTGAAGCACTAAATAGGGCCATTTCAAAACTAAGTAAATACTCAAATCAAGAGCAGGAAACAAAGATAAACCAACATTTAACTAGTCTTGAAGTAATAAGTCGATTAAGTTCACTCTCTATAGAACCTTTTTTGAAGGAGTTGGAGCAGGCCGTAGCTGACGGGTACTCAGTAAAAATTCTTTACCATAAAAGTGGCGAAAAGCAATTAAATTATAGATTGGTCGATCCATACAGAATTATCTATTGGAATAATAAGTGGTATGTGATTGGATTTTGTCATCTTAGGAATGATATCCGTAGTTTTAGAGTAGATCGAATTGAAAGTCTAATGCTAACCGAAAATAAGTTTAACCGGCCAGAAAATTTTTCAGCACGTGACTTTTTTATAAAAAGTCTTCTTCCAACTATAGAAGATAAGGAAGGTATTATTTCTTTGGTTATTAATGGGGATAAAAGTGTATTGGCTGATAGTTGCCAACATTGGTTTTTAGGACATTATTTACAAGAACGGACTTCAAATCAAGCAGTTTTTCTTCTTGAAAAAGATATGATACATAAATATGTACCTTATTTACTTTTACCGTACAATAAATCTATTAAAGTTATTGAGCCAATAAGTCTTAAGAAAAGACTTATTGAAGTTCTGTCGGAATTAATAAAATTTCATCAAGTATGA
- a CDS encoding glycine zipper domain-containing protein, which translates to MADKNERNRVDNDAGEAVGTGVGAVAGAALGSVLGPLGTVAGAVAGGAMGNKVGEGADEANDSVANRED; encoded by the coding sequence GTGGCTGATAAAAACGAACGTAACCGTGTCGATAATGATGCTGGCGAAGCGGTAGGAACTGGTGTCGGTGCTGTCGCTGGAGCTGCTTTGGGTTCTGTTCTTGGTCCACTTGGTACCGTTGCAGGAGCTGTTGCAGGAGGAGCGATGGGTAACAAAGTCGGCGAAGGTGCCGATGAGGCTAATGACAGTGTTGCGAACCGAGAAGATTAG
- a CDS encoding endonuclease/exonuclease/phosphatase family protein — protein sequence MNSYFSKQRCCHRLFPAFPPAVPPIPEPQGPLTIMTWNIYFGTILSPLVGTTPEQLPQRVTEVFILFQATNFPVRAGAIADQIARKKPDIIGLQEAAIWQLLLPQNSEVAVEYDFVSILLKELEKRGLHYEVLAIVDTTDVTLPSSTGFNVRFVDRDAILVRKNSGLKFSNIQTKIFEAFLPVPVGGNVEKLLFGFISVDVEISGKKFRLVNTHLQPVTPEIPQTLPIQLAQARELLTGPGATDLPLVFIGDFNSNSDGSGSSYNFLINAGFKDTWTIAGKGNGLTCCQDADVLNLISQLFVRIDLILFRGDFKVEKVDVVGEEQEDRTPTALWPSDHAGVVANLILPS from the coding sequence TTGAACTCATATTTTTCAAAACAAAGATGCTGTCATAGACTTTTTCCTGCTTTTCCACCTGCTGTCCCTCCGATTCCAGAACCCCAAGGACCACTAACGATCATGACATGGAACATCTATTTTGGAACTATCTTATCGCCTTTAGTAGGAACCACTCCAGAGCAACTCCCACAACGTGTTACTGAGGTCTTTATACTGTTTCAAGCAACAAATTTTCCGGTACGAGCAGGGGCTATTGCTGATCAAATTGCAAGAAAAAAACCAGATATAATAGGTCTTCAAGAAGCAGCAATATGGCAACTTTTGTTACCTCAAAATTCTGAAGTAGCAGTAGAGTATGATTTTGTTTCGATCCTTCTCAAGGAGTTAGAAAAAAGAGGATTGCATTATGAAGTTTTAGCAATAGTAGACACTACGGATGTTACGTTACCTAGTAGCACGGGCTTCAACGTTCGATTTGTAGATCGAGATGCGATTTTGGTGCGAAAAAATTCAGGACTTAAGTTCTCAAATATACAAACAAAGATTTTTGAAGCTTTTCTTCCCGTTCCAGTTGGCGGTAATGTTGAAAAACTCCTGTTTGGTTTTATATCTGTTGATGTCGAAATATCCGGAAAGAAATTTAGACTCGTAAATACTCATTTACAACCCGTTACACCTGAAATCCCCCAAACACTTCCAATACAACTCGCTCAAGCTCGCGAACTTTTAACTGGCCCGGGAGCGACTGATCTTCCCTTAGTATTCATAGGGGATTTCAACTCAAATTCTGACGGCAGTGGTTCATCTTACAACTTTTTGATAAATGCTGGATTTAAAGATACATGGACTATCGCAGGCAAAGGCAATGGATTAACATGTTGCCAAGATGCTGATGTATTAAATTTGATCTCGCAACTATTTGTTAGAATAGACTTAATTCTCTTTCGAGGCGATTTCAAAGTTGAAAAAGTGGACGTTGTAGGAGAAGAGCAAGAGGATCGTACACCAACGGCACTATGGCCTTCTGACCATGCAGGAGTTGTGGCTAACTTGATTCTTCCCTCCTAA
- a CDS encoding type 1 glutamine amidotransferase family protein, whose product MQTKKAFLYVFNTMSDWEYGYLIAELNSGRYFKKDLAPLKVITVGVNKEMITTMGGLSIKPDISLDECTLESKDLLILPGGTTWSEEIHQPILERIGQALKLGTIVAAICGATDALANMGYLDTRKHTSNNLEYTKMVCPNYKGEKFYELGSAVSDANLVTASGIAPLEFAMEVLKKIDVFTPDALHSWYNLNKTHKPEYFFHLMNSINK is encoded by the coding sequence ATGCAAACAAAAAAAGCTTTTCTATATGTATTTAATACAATGTCGGACTGGGAATATGGATATTTAATTGCTGAACTAAACTCAGGAAGATATTTCAAAAAAGATTTAGCACCTTTAAAAGTAATTACAGTAGGAGTTAATAAAGAAATGATTACTACTATGGGAGGACTGAGCATAAAACCAGATATTTCCCTTGATGAATGTACTCTTGAGAGTAAAGATCTTTTAATTTTACCAGGAGGGACTACTTGGAGTGAAGAAATTCATCAACCTATCTTGGAAAGAATTGGCCAAGCTTTAAAGCTTGGCACTATTGTTGCTGCAATTTGTGGTGCAACTGATGCCCTCGCGAATATGGGATACTTGGATACTAGAAAGCATACAAGTAATAACTTAGAATATACTAAAATGGTATGTCCTAACTATAAAGGAGAAAAGTTCTATGAGTTGGGATCTGCGGTATCTGATGCGAATTTAGTTACTGCATCAGGAATAGCTCCTCTGGAATTTGCAATGGAGGTACTGAAAAAAATAGATGTATTTACACCAGATGCATTACATTCATGGTATAACCTAAATAAGACTCATAAACCTGAATACTTCTTCCATTTAATGAATTCAATAAATAAATGA
- a CDS encoding Ger(x)C family spore germination protein — MKRKALCCILISVFMMTGCYDQTNIEDVSLSLAIGIDLDRNNNLLVYKSSPIFNKEAKIKEEIVGVKATTIRNSRDKFDATVFALTSGSKMQVILVGKRLLKKKNWVKNLDPFYRDPKNTVTTKVIAVDGPVSNIFFHKQKDKPRLPLYLTKLIETAALRNITVKTNLQELHEQMADKGKTANITEIKKTNKIIVTGTALLDEKGKYKLTLNPDENKLLRILQQKTTGEFSFTIPIKLKSDSKEKDWMSFSVYSIKVKTKARYDNKFIFDTDIKMRVGITERLFTFNIRKDAAKLQKAIETKLEEDFKQVIKKIQDANIDPIGLGGYARTYTYPEWKKVQYKWNNALAKGDVNVKVNVEIGAMGTIK, encoded by the coding sequence TTGAAAAGAAAAGCATTATGTTGTATTTTGATATCGGTATTTATGATGACTGGATGCTATGACCAAACCAATATTGAAGATGTTTCCCTTTCCCTTGCTATTGGCATCGACTTAGATCGTAATAATAATTTGTTGGTTTACAAGTCAAGCCCGATTTTTAATAAAGAAGCAAAGATCAAAGAAGAAATTGTCGGTGTAAAAGCTACAACGATTCGAAATTCTAGAGACAAATTTGATGCTACTGTTTTCGCACTTACCTCGGGTAGCAAAATGCAAGTTATTTTAGTTGGAAAACGGTTACTGAAAAAGAAAAACTGGGTAAAGAATCTTGATCCATTTTATCGAGATCCTAAAAATACAGTTACAACAAAAGTTATTGCTGTAGATGGACCTGTTTCGAACATTTTTTTTCATAAACAAAAAGATAAGCCACGGCTTCCTTTATATTTAACAAAGCTAATTGAGACGGCAGCTTTAAGAAATATCACAGTAAAAACAAATCTTCAAGAACTACATGAACAAATGGCGGACAAAGGGAAAACAGCAAATATTACTGAGATAAAAAAAACAAATAAAATAATTGTAACAGGTACAGCTTTATTGGATGAAAAAGGGAAGTATAAATTAACGCTCAATCCCGATGAAAATAAACTATTACGTATTTTGCAACAAAAAACTACCGGTGAGTTTTCATTTACAATTCCAATTAAATTAAAGTCTGATAGTAAGGAAAAAGATTGGATGAGCTTTTCCGTCTATAGTATTAAAGTGAAAACAAAGGCAAGGTATGACAATAAATTTATATTTGATACAGATATAAAGATGAGAGTTGGCATAACAGAACGGCTTTTTACGTTCAATATAAGAAAGGATGCAGCGAAATTACAGAAGGCAATTGAAACGAAATTAGAAGAAGATTTCAAGCAAGTAATAAAGAAAATACAAGATGCGAATATCGATCCTATTGGGCTTGGGGGATACGCAAGAACTTATACATATCCAGAATGGAAAAAAGTCCAATACAAATGGAATAATGCATTAGCAAAGGGCGATGTAAACGTCAAGGTAAATGTAGAAATTGGTGCGATGGGGACAATTAAGTAA
- a CDS encoding AAA family ATPase, with product MFFVQMSGFPGSGKSTLARKIAKRTGAVIIDHDIVKTALLLSIEEAPIDVKLAGKISYNIDWSLIEFHLSEGQAVIFDSPCLYEEMVEKGTDLSKKYNVKYKYIECYLDDSNEINFRLKNRDRMLSQIKEIQSEESFQYTIKNSKKPPEYKCLVVDTKQPLESYIREVINYIHE from the coding sequence ATGTTTTTTGTTCAAATGTCAGGTTTCCCTGGCTCTGGTAAGTCAACACTTGCTCGAAAAATCGCTAAGAGAACAGGAGCAGTTATTATTGACCACGATATTGTAAAAACCGCTTTATTACTTTCTATTGAGGAAGCTCCAATTGATGTAAAGCTTGCTGGTAAGATTTCATACAATATTGATTGGTCTTTAATTGAATTTCACTTATCTGAGGGACAGGCTGTAATATTTGATAGTCCTTGCTTGTATGAAGAAATGGTTGAAAAAGGAACAGATTTATCAAAAAAATATAATGTTAAATATAAATATATTGAATGTTACCTAGATGATAGTAATGAAATAAATTTCAGATTAAAAAACCGTGATAGAATGCTAAGCCAAATTAAAGAGATACAGTCTGAAGAATCTTTTCAATATACCATCAAGAATAGTAAAAAACCTCCTGAATATAAGTGTTTAGTTGTAGATACTAAACAGCCTTTAGAAAGTTACATTCGAGAAGTTATAAATTACATACATGAATAA